GGGTGCCCCGCTCGACGGGAGCAGCCTGGCCGAGCTCCGCACCAGGGTGAAGGGGTGGGACTGGATCGTGGCCGCCCTCGTCCGCGACGACAAGACGATCATCGCTCGGGGTGACTCGGCCTTGCAGTCCGGCGACCACGTGTTGGTGGTGACCAGCCAGGGCGCCGAGGAGGCGCTCACCCTCATGGGGGTGGAGGAGCATCGGGCGAAGAAGGTCTTCGTGCTCGGGGCCACCCGTCTGGCCACAATGACCGCAGAGGCGCTGGTGCAGGCGGGGGTCCACACGGTGCTCGTCGACAGCGAGGCGGAGCGGTTCGGGGACCTGGCCGCCAAGTACGACCGCCTGGTGGTGGTCAAGGGGGACCCGACCGACCCGGAGGTGCTGGCATCCGAGGGCATCGCCAACGCCGACGTCGTCTTCGGGCTGTCGGGCTGGGACGAGGTGAACATCCTCGGCTGCATGGTGGCCAAGGCGCTCGGTGTGCACACGGTCGTCTCACGATTCCACAACCTCGCCTACGTCGGTCTGCTCGCCGGGCACGGCATCGACGCCGGCGTCTCGACTCGACTCGCCGCCGCCAATGAGATCCTGCGGCTGGTGCGGCGTGGAACGATCCACTCGGTGATCACCTTTCAAGACACAGATGCCGAAGCCATCGAACTCCAGGTCGGACCGTCGAGCGACGCCGTGGGCAAGATGCTGAGCGACGTCGGACTCCCGAAGGCGGCGATCATCGGGGGGATCGTGCGCGGTAAACGCGCCTTCATCCCGCACGGCGACACGGTGGTCGAAGCGGGCGACCGACTCATAGCCGTCGCCCTCCCCAAGGCGATCCCCGCCGTCGAGAGGCTGTTCGGGTGACCGCGGCGGAGACCTGATGTCACTGCGGCGCCTCGTGTTCATCGTCGCCGCCGTCGTCGAGGGAACGGCCGCCGCCATGCTCACCGCTTCGGTCGTCGCCATCGTCTACCGGGAGTGGGACGAGGCGCT
Above is a window of Acidimicrobiia bacterium DNA encoding:
- the trkA gene encoding Trk system potassium transporter TrkA → MRIVIVGAGAVGSYLAERLATEGQDVVVVESNPARAEELQASVDCMVVTANGASSQALEDAGLSGADLLIAVTSSDAVNILACQAAARIGVRTRVARVEDPTLREDLELHGVSVVIDPVEALTRELLLLARRGGVSEVVEFADGQIGLYGGYVQPGAPLDGSSLAELRTRVKGWDWIVAALVRDDKTIIARGDSALQSGDHVLVVTSQGAEEALTLMGVEEHRAKKVFVLGATRLATMTAEALVQAGVHTVLVDSEAERFGDLAAKYDRLVVVKGDPTDPEVLASEGIANADVVFGLSGWDEVNILGCMVAKALGVHTVVSRFHNLAYVGLLAGHGIDAGVSTRLAAANEILRLVRRGTIHSVITFQDTDAEAIELQVGPSSDAVGKMLSDVGLPKAAIIGGIVRGKRAFIPHGDTVVEAGDRLIAVALPKAIPAVERLFG